A section of the Diabrotica virgifera virgifera chromosome 8, PGI_DIABVI_V3a genome encodes:
- the LOC126889919 gene encoding uncharacterized protein LOC126889919 isoform X7 yields the protein MMSSVTEGFYANTRRIHGELPVKKLKRWTNLTEKLATAEARRTFLLECRRTKKIPRFITDTTSNILTTTTGTHDHTLQRRSQALNRQRVFTLIPGASMGNYQ from the exons atgatgTCTTCTGTTACAGAGGGTTTTTACGCTAATACCAGGCGCATCCATGGGGAACTACCAGTGAAAAAGCTTAAGAGATGGACCAATCTGACCGAAAAACTAGCTACAGCTGAAGCAAGAAGAACTTTCCTTCTAGAGTGCAGGAGAACCAAGAAAATTCCTAGATTTATCACAGACACCACTTCTAACATACTTACTACTACCACAGGAACCCACGATCACACACTCCAACGCAGGAGCCAGGCTCTTAATAGACAG AGGGTTTTTACGCTAATACCAGGCGCATCCATGGGGAACTACCAGTGA
- the LOC126889919 gene encoding uncharacterized protein LOC126889919 isoform X2, with the protein MVTNLDQYRIILLTSQFCLLLILGLLFPSFLHFLIFLRLLINLLNYIKIIIFLLRLQLRTQDQSEICSLRLKHPCPLWNRLMWSTTYLVLNVTIHVVHGELPVKKLKRWTNLTEKLATAEARRTFLLECRRTKKIPRFITDTTSNILTTTTGTHDHTLQRRSQALNRQRVFTLIPGASMGNYQ; encoded by the exons atggtgaccaacttagatcaatatcgaataatactgttaacatcacaattctgcctactactaatcttgggactcctgtttcccagttttcttcacttccttattttcctcaggttactgataaacttattaaactatataaaaataataatattcctgttaagattgcaattaagaacgcaagatcagtcagaaatttgttctctaagactaaaacacccttgtcccctttggaacaggttaatgtggtctaccacataccttgtgctgaatgtgactATCCATGTAGTCCATGGGGAACTACCAGTGAAAAAGCTTAAGAGATGGACCAATCTGACCGAAAAACTAGCTACAGCTGAAGCAAGAAGAACTTTCCTTCTAGAGTGCAGGAGAACCAAGAAAATTCCTAGATTTATCACAGACACCACTTCTAACATACTTACTACTACCACAGGAACCCACGATCACACACTCCAACGCAGGAGCCAGGCTCTTAATAGACAG AGGGTTTTTACGCTAATACCAGGCGCATCCATGGGGAACTACCAGTGA